The following is a genomic window from Collimonas fungivorans Ter331.
CTGGGCGCCGAGCATGCCAATCAACTATCCGATCTGCTGCAGATCCCGGCCAGCACCCTGCGGCCGCGCGCCGATACGGTTTCCCGCATCGAAATCGCACAGGCGCTGAACATGCTGCTGTTCGAGAAACTGCTGAAAGCCGTCCCACAAGGAAATGACTATGTGCAGGACTCGGTGCGCGCCGGCAACAAGATCCGCTTCGACCATGGCGCTTTGCGCACCGTGCTGGGCATCAGCACCGGCACCCTGCCGGCCGGCGAGGCTGCCTTCACCCGTATCCTCCGGCCGCTGGGCTACCACGTGAACGGCGTCTATCCTTTGCAGCGGATCAGCATGACCGGCCGCGCCTACGCGCATGAAGACGACGCCGAGGAAATCGCCCAATTCTTCCTGAGCGAACTGCACCCGCATCATTTCTCCAGCGAATTCCAGGCCACCGTCAACAAGGTCTTGTCGACCTCGCAAGATCCTGTCGATGCGCACTCGGCGCAGCTCCTGCAACAGCTCGGCAACGACAAGAGCTTGCCGCTGGCCGATGCGCTGGCCTTGCTGCCGGTGCTGGTGGCCTGCTTCGACCGCCAGCATGCCCTGCCCAGCATCGCCGAATACCAGGTCTTGCTGGCTGAATCGGCCGAAATGGCCTGGATTTCGACCGAGGGCAACGCCTTCAACCACGCCACCGACCGCGTCGCCAATGTGGAACAGGTAGCCGACGCGCAACGCGCACTGGGCCGCGCCATCAAGGAAAAGATCGAAGTGTCGCGCAACGGCCGGGTGCGGCAGACCGCTTTCCGCGCCAGCACCGTGACGCGCCCGATGCGCGACGACAACGGCGTCATGGTCGAGATGAAGGTGCCGGGCTCGTTTTACGAATTCATTTCACGCGACCGCTACCTGGACGAGGAAACCCGGCAAGAAAAGCTGGACCTGACTTTTGACAGCGGCAACGCCCAGGGCATCTTCAAAATGACCGCCTCATCCAACGCCGCATCCTGCTGAAGGCAGACATGGACGATACCAGCCTGATCCGGCAACACATCAGCGACCTGCTCGGGCCGCAAGGCTGCCTGCTCGCCCCCGACCAGCGCCAGCCCTACGAAAAGGGCGCGCGCTACGGCGACGGCCGCAGCCTGTGCATCGCACGCCCGGCCAGCGTCGACGAAGCAGCCGAGCTGATGCGCCTGTGCGCCAGCGAAAAAATCCGCATCATCCCTCAGGGCGCGAATACCGGCCTGGTCGGCGCGTCGTCGCCGGATCGTTCCGGCCTCGACGTGGTGCTCAGCATGGAGCGCATCAAGGGCGTGACAGACATCGATCCGGTCGACCGCGTGGTGCAAGCCTATGCCGGCACCCGCCTGTCCGACCTGAACCAGGCGCTCAAGCAGCATGAATTGTACTTCCCGATCGACCTGGCGGCCGATCCGTCGATCGGTGGCATGCTGGCCGCCAATACCGGCGGCGCGCGCCTGATCCGCTACGGCGACGTGCGGCATAACGTGCTGGGACTGGAAGCACTGCTGATCGATCCGCCAGGCCAGCGCCTGGACCTCACCAACCGCCTCAGGAAAAACAATACCGGCCCCGACTGGAAACAGAATTTCATCGGCAGCGGCGGCGCCTACGGCATCATCACCCAGGCGCTGCTGCAAGTGCATCCGCTGCCGCAGCAATGCGCCACGGCGCTGGTTGTTCCTGCCTCGCTGCAGGCTGCCGCCTTGCTGCTGCGCGACGCCGAACGCAATTTCTCGGATTTCCTGAGCGCGTTCGAGGGTATCTCGCACAATGCCATGCAAGCCGTATTGCAGCACATCCCTTCGATACAAGCGCCGTTCGAGCCGCTGCCGCCTTATGTTTTCCTGATCGAACTGAGCAGCGCGCGGCCGCGCAGCGCCGATTTCGACCTGGAAAAGCTGTTCGGCGCCTGGCTCGAAGCCTGTTTCGGCGACCTGATCCTGGACGCGGTGATCGACAAACCCGAAGTCCTGTGGCGCATCCGCCATGCCATCACCGACAGCGTGCGCCAGGAAGGCAAGGTAATCGCTTTCGACATCGCCGTGCCGCGCTCGAAACTGGCCCTCTTCCGCGATGAAGCGATCGCGCTGCTGGAGCAGTCTTATGCCGGCGTCAAGGTATATGACTTCGGCCACTGGGGCGACGGCGGCCTGCATTTCAACCTGGTGCTGCCGCCGCACCTGGCCGACGACTATCCGCCGCAGCGCATCCATGCCCTGCGCCAGGAAATCTACGACCTGGCGGTCCATAAATATTACGGCAGCTTCAGCGCCGAACATGGGGTCGGACCGTTCAACCAGGAGTTCTATGAACGCTACACGGCACCTGAATCGCAGGCGCTGGCCGCCAGGGTGCAAACCGTATTCGACCCGGCCGGACTGCTCGGCCTGACGCGTTTCGGTACGGCGCCGTAAAGCCCATGCCTGACTCCCCGCGCAGCCAGGCTGGAACCGGCATTGAAGGTAAAGCTGAAAAGCGCCGCCGCGTTTGGTATAGTGCCTGCTCGACAGCAAGCACGGCAGCACATACCTACTCGGCACCAAGAAAAATGCGCAGATTCATCCCCTCCACCTCCTGCCTGATCGCTTTCGATACGGCAGCGCGCCACCTGTCGTTCACCAAGGCCGCCAACGAACTGCACATGACCCAGGGCGCAGTCAGCCGCCAGGCCGCCATCCTGGAGGATTACCTTGGAGTCAAACTGTTCGAACGCATCAACCGCCGCCTGATACTGACCGCCGCCGGCGCCGAATATGCGGCCCAGGTCGCCGCCATCCTCAAGGAAATCGAGATGGCGACGTTCCAGGTGATGGCGCACAAGAATTCCGGCGGCGTGCTCAATCTGGCAACATTGCCGACTTTCGGCGTCAAGTGGCTGATTCCGCGCCTGGCCAAATTCACCGCCGCCCATCCCGATGTGATCCTCAACCTGAGCACCGAAGTGCTGCCTTTCGATTTCAACAGCCGCGCAGTCGATGCGGCAATCCACTTCGGCGAGCCGAACTGGCCCGGCGCAGTCATGGTGCGGTTGATGGGCGAAGAGGTGCTGCCAGTGTGCAGCCTGGAGCTGGGCCGAAAGATCAAGCGTATCGAAGACTTGCCGGAAATGACGTTGTTGCAACATACGACCCGGCCGCAAGCCTGGCACGACTGGTTCAGCCATGTCGGCGTGGCCTGCCCGGACGCTTTGTCGGGCCCGCGTTTTGAACAATTGTCGATGGTGATCCAGGCCGCCGCCGCCGGCCTTGGCGTGGCGCTGATGCCGAAATTCCTGGTGGAAACCGAAATCGCCCTCGGCCAGCTGCACGTGCCCTTCCCGTTCGCGGTCAAAAGCCCGCAATCCTATTACCTCACCTATCCCGAAAAAAACGCCAGCAAGGCGGCCGTGATCAAATTTCAGGAATGGATACTGGGCGAATTGACCGAAGCCTGAGGAACGCCCCTGCATGATCAAAGGTAATGATGTTCTGATATTTTTTGATTTTAAGGAATGACGATTTATTCCTTATACTCAAGCTATAAGCTCGCCCGCAGTATCCGGTTGGCGGCGCTCAGATCAATTCCCGAACAAAGGCTTTCCAATGACGCAAATCTCCACCATCTTCGCTGAACTCGGCTTCGATTTTTCCGCGCATGCCGGCAACGACCTCCATTCGCGCTCGCCGCGCGACGGCGCCGCGATAGCTTCGCTGCGCGCACACACCGTGGCGGAAGCCGAAAGCGCCATCAAGAATGCCCAGCAAGCCTACGAAAAATGGCGCGTGGTGCCGGCGCCGGTGCGCGGCGAACTGGTGCGCATCCTGGGCGACGTGCTGCGCGAGCATCGTGAGCCGCTGGGCAAGCTGGTGACCCTGGAATCCGGCAAGATCCTGTCCGAAGGCATAGGCGAAGTGCAGGAAATGATCGACATCTGCGATTTCGCGGTCGGCCTGTCGCGCCAGCTGTACGGCCTGACCATCGCTTCCGAGCGCCCTGGCCACCGCATGATGGAAACCTGGCATCCGCTGGGCGTGTGCGGCGTCATCACTGCCTTCAATTTCCCGGTTGCGGTATGGGCATGGAATGCGGCGCTGGCGCTGGTCTGCGGCAATGCCGTGATCTGGAAACCGTCGGAAAAGACCCCAGTCGTTGCGCTCGCCGTGCATGCCTTGTTTGAAAAAGCCGCTGCGCGCTTTTCGCAACAGCGTCCGGACCTGCTGCCGGTCAACCTGTGCCAGGTGTTGCTAGGCCGCGCCGAAATCGGCGCCGCGCTGTCGGCTTCGCCGCTGGTGCCGCTGGTCAGCGCCACCGGCAGCGTGCGCATGGGCCGCAAGGTCGCCACCACCGTGGCAGAGCGCCTGGGCCGCAGCCTGCTGGAACTGGGCGGCAACAACGGCATGATCGTCACGCCTAGCGCCGACCTCAGCTTGGCCCTGCGCGCCATCACTTTTTCCGCTGTAGGCACTGCCGGCCAGCGCTGCACCAGCTTGCGCCGCCTGTTTGTCCACAGCAGCATCTATCAGGATGTGGTCAGCCGCATCGAACGCATCTACGCCAGCGTCAAGGTCGGCGATCCGCTGGCGGCGGATACCCTGGTTGGTCCGCTGGTCGACCAGCACTCCTTCGACGCCATGCAAACCGCGCTGGCGCAAGCCAAGGCCGAAGGCGGCGTGGTGACCGGCGGCGAACGGGTGCAGGTGGGCGACAGCAGCAATGCGTTCTACGTACGGCCGGCGCTGGTGCGCATGCCCCGGCAAAGCGACATCGTGCATCACGAAACCTTCGCACCCATCCTGTATGTGCTGTCTTACGATAATTTCGACGATGCGGTGCGCTTCAACAACGCCGTGCCGCAAGGCTTGTCTTCGGCCATCTTCACCAACGACGTGCGCGAAGCAGAGGCGTTCATGTCGGCCAGCGGCAGCGATTGCGGCCTGGCCAATGTCAACATCGGCACCAGCGGCGCTGAAATCGGCGGCGCTTTCGGCGGCGAGAAGGAAACCGGCGGCGGCCGCGAATCGGGTTCCGATTCGTGGAAAACCTATATGCGCCGTGCGACCAACACCATCAACTACAGCCGCACCCTGCCGCTGGCGCAGGGTGTCAAGTTCGATATCGAGTAGGGTGGGCACCTGTGCCCACGCGGAACGTCGATCATTCGAGGAGCTAATTCAGCGTGGGCAGAAAATCTGCCCACCCTACGTTATCTTCAGTAAAGTCGGCGTCCGCTGCTGCAATACATCTTGCATGCGGACCTCGATCGCCTGCTTCATTTCCGGATGCGTCAGGATATAAAAACGCTCCGCAGCAATCGCATCGAATACCTCGTCCGCCACCTGCGTCACCGCAATCCCGTTCTGCACCGCGTTCAATACCGACATGCCAACCTTGAGTGCGACAGCATCGGTCGGGCCGCTGTCGCCGCCATTTTCCCGGTTGCGTTCCGAATGGCCGATGCCGGTCTTGACCCAGCCCGGACACAGCACCGATACCTTGATGTGCGACTGGCGCAGCGTCAGGTCATGATGCAAACCCTCCGACAGCGTCACCACGGCATGCTTGCTGGCGTTATAGCTGGCCAGGCTGGGCTGCGAAGTGAGTCCGGCCATTGACGCCGTGTTGACGATATGGCCTTCCTCGCCGTTCTCCAGCATGCGCGGGATAAAGGCGCGCAAGGCGTGGCTGACGCCGTAGAAATTGACGCCCATGACCCAGTCCCAGTCCTTCTGGCTGGTTTCCCAGGCCGGCTTGGCTACTGCGACGCCGGCATTATTCACCAGCAAATGCACGTTGCCGAATCTGGCGAATGCCTGATCCGCCAGGGCGTTTATCTGCTCTTCCCTGGCGACGTCGGTAGGCACGCCTATCACTTCCACGCCCATGGCTTTGAATCCGGCAACGGTTGTTTCCAGCTTGGCGGCGTTGATATCGGCCAGCACCAGCTTCATACCCTCGGCGGCGGCCCGTGCGGCGATTCCTTTGCCTATGCCTTCGGCGGCGCCGGTAATGACGGCGACCTTGCCTTGCAAATTCTTCATATGGTTTCCTGTTGGTTCCCGATCAGTTGAGCAGATAGCCGCCGTCGACATTCAAACAAACCCCGGTGGTGTAGCTGGCCGCAGGCGACACCAGGTACAGCACGGCGCCCGCCATTTCATTCGGCTGGGCGACGCGGTTCATCGGAATATGCTGCAGCGCCTGCTTCAGGATCGCCGGGTTGTCGATCAGGGTGGCGGCAAACTTGGTTTCAGTGAAACCCGGCAGCAAGGCATTGACGCGCACGCCGCTGGCGGCGCATTCCTTGGCGAAGGACTTAGTCATCGAAATCACCGCCGCCTTGGTGATCGAATAGATGCCCTGAAACACGCCAGGCGTGACGCCATTGACCGAGGCGACATTGACTATCGCGCCGCCGCCGTTCTGCGCCATCAGCTTGGCGCCGTAGGACGACATGAAAAAATAGCCGCGGATATTGACATCGACGGTTTTCTGGAAAGCTCCCACATCGGTTTCGGTGATCGGCCCGAAATGCGGATTGGCGGCAGCGTTGTTGACCAGGATATCGAGCCGTCCATGCTTGCTGCTGATGGTTTGGTACAAGGCCTCGATCTGCGCCATCTCGCCGATGTGGCAAGCGATGGTTTCGGCCGAGCCGCCCGCGGCCTTGATTTCCGCCACGACTTTCTCGCATGCCTCCGCCTTGCGGCTCGATACGATCACGTGCGCGCCCTGTTGCGCCAAGAGCTTGGCGATGGCCTCACCGATGCCGCGGCTGGCGCCGGTCACCAGCGCGATCTTGTCCTTCAAGTCAAAAATGGCTGTACTGCTCATGTTGTCTCCTTTATCTGTAACTCATCTGTAACTCACTAAGGCCGGATCGCATCCAGCTACCAGGTGCGAAAAATTGTTCAGGTAGCTCAGGCTGACGCGCCCCGGCCGGTATAACAGTTTGGTGACGCCGGTATTAACCAGCGACCAGTTCAAATCGAAAATCTGCCGGTCCGGGATCGCCAGCAGCTGCTGGCAAATCACGCTGATCGGCCCGCCGGAAGTAAACACCCAGGCCGTCTGGCCCTTGCCCAGCTGCGCCAGCAGGCGGGCCAGGGCCGCGTTGCAGCGTTCCTTGAATACCGGCCACGGTTCGCTGTATTCGGCGTCATGTTCGCCGCTGACCCAGCGCGCCACCGCATTCACGAATACCCTCTGGAAGGCGCGTTCAGGATGCTCCTGCTGCTCCAGGTAGGCAGAGAACAGGCTGTCGGCAAAGCGCGGCATGAAGCGCAGCAGTATTTGCTTGTGATCGAATTCGTCGAATCCCGGGTCTTCCAGCACCTGCAGCTCCGGTCCTGCAACGTTGCCCGACATGGCGGCCAGGCAGGCTGCGCTGCTCTGCAGTTGCCGGCGATGGCTGCCTGTCACCAGCAGGGGGATCTGCTGGCCGGTCTGGGCCAGCCACTTGCCCAACAATGCGGATTGTCGCAGGCCCAGCTCCGACAGCTGGTCGTAGTCGGCGGCGCCGAAACTGGCCTGGCCATGGCGCACCAGATAGATAGAGCCCATCTTAAGCGCACTCCAATGACGTGTTCTTGCTCATATGGTCGATTGCGCAATCAGCTTCTTGCATCGCTGCTCCAGGTAATTGGTGACGTGGACAAAGAAGGCAAATTGCGGATTCGTGGTTTGCCCGTGATGGAAACGATAGTAGATTTGCTGCACGATCACGGCCAGGCGGAACAACCCATAGATTTCGTAGAAATCGAAATGGTCGGTGCGGTAGCCGGTTTTTTCACCGTAATAGGCGATCACTTCCCTGCGCGTCAGCATGCCCGGCAAGTGCGTCGGCTGGCGCCGCATCTGCTTGAATTGCGGCTCGTCGTCGGCCTGCACCCAGTAGGCCAGCGTATTGCCGAGATCCATCAGCGGATCGCCGAGGGTCGCCATTTCCCAGTCAAGGACGCCGATCACATGCAGCGGATTCTCAGGATCGAGAACCACGTTGTCGAAGCGGAAATCGTTATGGATCAGGCAGGTGGCGACATCGGCGGCCGGCATCTTGTCTTCCAGCCAGCGCATCACCGTTTCGAAATCGACCGCGTCGTCGGTGCGCGCCTTGCGGTAACGCTCGCTCCAGCCGCTGATCTGGCGTTGCACATAACCCTCGCCCTTGCCCAGATGCGCCAGGCCGGCAGCCTGGTAGTCGACCTGGTGCAAGGCGATCATCTTGTCGACCACATTCAGACACAGCTGGCGCGTATCGGCTTCGCTCAGCACCAGGCCGGGGGGCAACTTGTCGCGCAGGATGATGCCGCGCAGCCGCTCCATCACATAAAAATCGCTGTCCATCACGGCCCGGTCCTGGCAGGTCGCAAACACCTTTGGCACATAGGGATAGACCGGCTTCAGTTCGGCCATGATGCTGGCTTCGCGCAGCATGTCGTGGGCCGATTTGGCCTTGGCGCCGAACGGCGGCCGGCGCAGGATCAGTTCGCGCTCGGCGCCGCTCAGCCGATAAGTCAGCAGGTAAGTCAGGTTGGAAGCGCCGCCCGGAAACTGGCTCACGGCCGGCATGCCTTGCAGGCTGCCGTCGACGCTTTCCAGGAACGCGGCGACCTTCGCCACATCCAGTTCTTCGCCGCTGCGCACGGCGCCGGCCTGGTCGATCAGCGTCATGCCGGCTCTCCCGCAGTAACAACGCTAGCAACACCCACGGCCTTGGCGGCTTGCGCTTTCAGTTCCAGCTTGGCGATCAGGGCGCGGTGCACTTCATCCGGCCCGTCCGCCAGGCGCAGCACCCGGGCGTAGGCAAATAAAGCCGTCAGCGGCAAGTCGTCGCACAGGCCTGCGCCGCCGTGGATCTGGATCGCTTGGTCGATCACCAGCTGCGCCACGTTGGGCGCCACTACCTTGATTTGCGAAATTTCGCTCATCGCCGCCTTGGCGCCGACCGTGTCCATCATCCATGCCGCTTTCAGGGTCAGCAAACGCGATTGTTCGATCGCCATGCGGGCATTGGCGATGATGTCGGCATTGCCGCCGAGATCGGCCAGCGGCTTGCCAAAAGCGCTGCGCGTCAGCGCCCGTTTGCACAGCATTTCCAGCGCCATTTCAGCCGCTCCCAGCGCCCGCATGCAGTGATGGATCCGGCCCGGGCCAAGGCGGCCCTGGGCGATTTCAAAACCGCGCCCCGGCCCGGCGATAATGTTGGCCAGCGGCACGCGCACATTGGTGAAACTGACCTCGCCATGGCCGTAAGGTTCATCCAGGGCGCCAAATACCGGCAGCATGCGTTCGATCTTCACGCCGGGCGTCGCCATCGGCACCAGCACCATCGAGTGGCGCGCGTGCTTGGGCCCGTCCGGATAGGTCAGTCCCATGAAGATCACGAACTTGCAGTTGGGATGGCCGATGCCGGTGCTCCACCATTTGCGGCCGTTGAGCAGCACTTCGTCGCCTTCGACCAGCGCGGTAGCGCGCATGTTGGTGGCGTCGCTAGAGGCGACATCGGGTTCGGTCATGCAGAATGCCGAGCGATATTCGCCTGCCAGCAATGGCTTGAGCCATTGTTCCTGCTGCGCCGGCGAACCGTATTTGGCCAGCACTTCCATATTGCCGGTATCGGGCGCATTGCAGTTGAAGACTTCCGGCGCGATGAACGAGCGCCCCATGATTTCGGCCAGCGGTGCGTAATCGGTATTGCTCAGTCCGGCGCCGAATTCTTCATCGGGCAGGAACAGGTTCCATAAACCCGCTTCCTTGGCCTTGGTTTTCAGGGCCTGCATTACCGGCGGCACATTCCACGGCAGCGGGCCGCGCTTGAGCTGGCTGAAATATTCAGCTTCGGCCGGGAACACGTGCTCGCTCATGAAAGCATTGAGCCGCTCCATGTATTGGCGGGCGCGGGGTGAGTAGGCGAAATCCATGGCATTCCTCAACTGGTAATCGATATTAGGATCCTTTAGGCAGTAAATTGAACATTTGTGCTGGCCGTGGCCGGCGCGCTGCTGCGTTGCCCACCGCTTGCAGTGCTCGCACTGCGGCGCGTCGGGCGCCTTGCATCGCATCCGGCCACGACCGCCCAAATATCCAACTTACTGCCTAACGGGTCCTATGAAGTGTGCCGCAACCGCTATAATTCATCAAATGAATGATTTATATAGACCATAATTAATTCCATGCATATAAGCCGGATCGACCTCAACCTGTTCGTGGTGCTCGACATCATCTACGCGGAAGGCAACATCACCCGCGCGGCCAAGGCGCTCAGCCTGACCCAACCGGCTGTCAGCCACGCGCTGGCGCGCCTGCGCGAACTGCTGGGCGATCCCTTGTTCATCCGGCAAGGTAGCAAGATGCTGCCGACGCCGATGACGCGCTCGCTGATCGGCCCGGTGCGGCAAGCGCTGCAAACGCTGGAGGTCAGCGTCAAACACGGCAACCAGTTCGACCCGACTACCAGCCGCCGCAGCTTCAACCTCGGCTTGCCGGGCGTGCTGGAAGCGCGGCTGCTGCCGCCGCTGATGCAGCTGCTGCAAACCCAGGCGCCCATGGTGGAAATCAATTCGGTGCGGGTGGAGCGACGGCAGCTGGAATCGGAGCTGGCGGCCGGCACGCTGGACATCGCGGTCGACGTCTTGCTGCAACGCCCAGGAGAAATCCGCAGCACTTCTTTATCGCGCGATACGCTGGTGGTGGTGGCGCGCCAGGACCATCCGGCGCTGAAACACGGGCTCGACCTGGAAACCTACCTGGCGCAAAACCACGTCCTGGTTTCCTCGCGCCGCACCGGCCCCGGCGTCGAAGACGTGGAGCTGGCCCGCATCGGCCGCCAGCGCCATATCGGCCTGCGTTGCCAGCATTATTACGCGGCTTGCCAGGTGGCCAGCGTTTCCGACCTGCTGACCACGATGCCGGAGCATTACGCGCACATCGCCAACGTCAACCTGCCGAACCAGATCTGGCCGCTGCCGCTGCCTACGCCGCCGCTGGATGTTTACCTGTACTGGCATGAGAACGCCGAACTTGATCCGGCCAATCGCTGGCTGCGCGGGCTGTTGGGACGATTGTTTCCCCAGGCATAGCCGTCGCCGGGCGGCACGCAGGGCATGCGCTCCTGGCTCAGCTTTTTTTTGCCGGGTGAGTCGTTTGCCATTTGTTGACGCAGAACTCGATGTATTCGCCGATGCGGTTCTGCTCTTCCTCCGGGATGGCAAGGAACGATTCCACGCTGATGCTGAAAGGCCACTGGCCGGAAGCCTTGGTCAGAATCTTCGGGCCGCCTACACCTGTGGCCAGCCAGAATATGTCGACGCCCAGGAATTTGGCGGCGAGCGCCGAATTCTCCGCAGTCAGCGCCTTGGTTTTGCCGGCAATCACCTGCCCGATCGCCTGCACGCTGACGCCGATGCCGTCTGCGAGTTCCTGCCTGTCTTTTTGCGCCAAATGCAAAGCTTCTGCCAGTCGCGCCCCGTAATTATTCATCATCGGTAAAGAATACTTTCAATCATTTAAAGCATGGTTGCAATGTGCACTAAAGAATGCTTTAATTGCGTGTAAAAACTGACAATGATTCTGCCGATGATGAATCCGCTTACCGCCTATTTCCCTCTTAAAAACAAGGTCGCCCTGGTCACTGGCGCGGCGCGCGGCATTGCCTTGCATGTCGCCTGCGCGCTCTCGGCCGCTGGTGCACATTTGGCGATTCTAGATGAACGGCAGCAGGAGGAGAGCATCATCGCCAGGCTGCTCGGCGGCAAAAAGGACAAGGTGCGTTTCTGGCAAGTCGACGTCAGCGACAACGAGGCGGTGCAGCGGGTGATGGCGGCAGTCGAAGCGCATTTCGGCCGCATCGATATCCTGGTCAACAGCGCCGGCCTCGACGCCGGCAGTGCGTCGTCCCGGGAACTGGCGATGCAGGCCAACGTCAACGGCAGCATCTTGTGCAGCAAGCACGTGGCGCCGGCAATGGAACGCGCCGGCGGCGGCGCCATCGTCAACGTCCTGTCGCTGTGCGCCATGGACGGCGGACAGCAGGAAGCGGCGGACCGTGCGGTGCGAGCGGCGCTGCGGATGAACAATGCGCATGCGATGCGCTATGCGATGCAGAATATCCGCGTCAATGCCATCCTTCCGGGCGTGGTGCGGCCGCCTGCGCTGGCCGCAGCCATGCGCAGGCAGGATGACCTGACCCAGGTGCTGGCAGACAGGGCGGAATTGCAGATGCTGACGGCGCGCGGTTCGGCCGCCGATGTGGCGGCGGCGATCCTGTATCTGGCGTCGGATGCCGGCCGCTTTGTTACGGGTAATGAATTGGTGATTGATGCGGGGCCATCACATTGCTAACAACAAGGCTGTTGCTGTTGCCGTTGTTTTTGAAGTTGTGGTTGCTTTTGACGTTGCCGTTGAAGTTGCTTTTGAATTCCGCATGGGGATGTTGCCAAATTAACGTCGAGCGGAGGTCGACTGCCACCATACGCACTCCGTAGCCCGTTAATTGCGGTCAGAGTAATTTTCGCAAAGGGCGCGAAAAAAAACTCTGACCCCAATTAACTACGCTGCGAGCGTTTAGAAGTAAGTTAAACCTAAAGCTGCCTTGACTTCGTCGGCGGTTTTGGCCGCTACTTCGCGCGCCTTGGCGGTGCCTTCTTTCAGGATCTGCATGACATGCCCCTTGTCCTTGGCCAGTTCCTCGCGGCGGGCGCGGATCGGCGCCAGCAGGTCTTGCAGGCAGGCTTCCAGGCGCGCCTTGACCAGGCTGTCGCCCAGGCCGCCGCGCACATAATGCGCTTTCATCTCGGCCAGGCCGGCCTGGTCGGGATCGAAGGCATCCAGGTAGAGGAAGGCGACATTGCCTTCCAGGTGGCCGGGATCCTGCACCCGCAGGTGCAAAGGATCGGTATACACCTGCTTGACCGCGGCCCGGATCTCGTCGGCAGTCGCGCCCAGGTTGATGGTGTTGCCCAACGATTTGCTCATCTTGGCCTTGCCGTCGATGCCTGGCAGGCGACCGATTTCAGGCACCAGCGCCTTCGCCTCGACCAGTACCTCGCGCCCCGCGGTGCGGTTAAAGCGCCGCACGATTTCATTGGTTTGCTCGATCATCGGAATCTGGTCTTCGCCCACCGGCACCAGCACCGCCTTGAACGCCGTGATATCGGCTGCCTGGCTGGCCGGATAAGTCAGGAATCCAGCCGGAATATCGCGCTCGAAACCGCGCAAGCGGATTTCTTCCTTGACCGTAGGATTACGTTCCAGCCGCGCCACCGTC
Proteins encoded in this region:
- a CDS encoding L-piperidine-6-carboxylate dehydrogenase encodes the protein MTQISTIFAELGFDFSAHAGNDLHSRSPRDGAAIASLRAHTVAEAESAIKNAQQAYEKWRVVPAPVRGELVRILGDVLREHREPLGKLVTLESGKILSEGIGEVQEMIDICDFAVGLSRQLYGLTIASERPGHRMMETWHPLGVCGVITAFNFPVAVWAWNAALALVCGNAVIWKPSEKTPVVALAVHALFEKAAARFSQQRPDLLPVNLCQVLLGRAEIGAALSASPLVPLVSATGSVRMGRKVATTVAERLGRSLLELGGNNGMIVTPSADLSLALRAITFSAVGTAGQRCTSLRRLFVHSSIYQDVVSRIERIYASVKVGDPLAADTLVGPLVDQHSFDAMQTALAQAKAEGGVVTGGERVQVGDSSNAFYVRPALVRMPRQSDIVHHETFAPILYVLSYDNFDDAVRFNNAVPQGLSSAIFTNDVREAEAFMSASGSDCGLANVNIGTSGAEIGGAFGGEKETGGGRESGSDSWKTYMRRATNTINYSRTLPLAQGVKFDIE
- a CDS encoding histidine phosphatase family protein, translated to MGSIYLVRHGQASFGAADYDQLSELGLRQSALLGKWLAQTGQQIPLLVTGSHRRQLQSSAACLAAMSGNVAGPELQVLEDPGFDEFDHKQILLRFMPRFADSLFSAYLEQQEHPERAFQRVFVNAVARWVSGEHDAEYSEPWPVFKERCNAALARLLAQLGKGQTAWVFTSGGPISVICQQLLAIPDRQIFDLNWSLVNTGVTKLLYRPGRVSLSYLNNFSHLVAGCDPALVSYR
- a CDS encoding SDR family NAD(P)-dependent oxidoreductase translates to MKNLQGKVAVITGAAEGIGKGIAARAAAEGMKLVLADINAAKLETTVAGFKAMGVEVIGVPTDVAREEQINALADQAFARFGNVHLLVNNAGVAVAKPAWETSQKDWDWVMGVNFYGVSHALRAFIPRMLENGEEGHIVNTASMAGLTSQPSLASYNASKHAVVTLSEGLHHDLTLRQSHIKVSVLCPGWVKTGIGHSERNRENGGDSGPTDAVALKVGMSVLNAVQNGIAVTQVADEVFDAIAAERFYILTHPEMKQAIEVRMQDVLQQRTPTLLKIT
- a CDS encoding DUF1338 domain-containing protein — translated: MSSTNLQYMLTSLLGAEHANQLSDLLQIPASTLRPRADTVSRIEIAQALNMLLFEKLLKAVPQGNDYVQDSVRAGNKIRFDHGALRTVLGISTGTLPAGEAAFTRILRPLGYHVNGVYPLQRISMTGRAYAHEDDAEEIAQFFLSELHPHHFSSEFQATVNKVLSTSQDPVDAHSAQLLQQLGNDKSLPLADALALLPVLVACFDRQHALPSIAEYQVLLAESAEMAWISTEGNAFNHATDRVANVEQVADAQRALGRAIKEKIEVSRNGRVRQTAFRASTVTRPMRDDNGVMVEMKVPGSFYEFISRDRYLDEETRQEKLDLTFDSGNAQGIFKMTASSNAASC
- a CDS encoding SDR family oxidoreductase, encoding MSSTAIFDLKDKIALVTGASRGIGEAIAKLLAQQGAHVIVSSRKAEACEKVVAEIKAAGGSAETIACHIGEMAQIEALYQTISSKHGRLDILVNNAAANPHFGPITETDVGAFQKTVDVNIRGYFFMSSYGAKLMAQNGGGAIVNVASVNGVTPGVFQGIYSITKAAVISMTKSFAKECAASGVRVNALLPGFTETKFAATLIDNPAILKQALQHIPMNRVAQPNEMAGAVLYLVSPAASYTTGVCLNVDGGYLLN
- the gcvA gene encoding transcriptional regulator GcvA: MRRFIPSTSCLIAFDTAARHLSFTKAANELHMTQGAVSRQAAILEDYLGVKLFERINRRLILTAAGAEYAAQVAAILKEIEMATFQVMAHKNSGGVLNLATLPTFGVKWLIPRLAKFTAAHPDVILNLSTEVLPFDFNSRAVDAAIHFGEPNWPGAVMVRLMGEEVLPVCSLELGRKIKRIEDLPEMTLLQHTTRPQAWHDWFSHVGVACPDALSGPRFEQLSMVIQAAAAGLGVALMPKFLVETEIALGQLHVPFPFAVKSPQSYYLTYPEKNASKAAVIKFQEWILGELTEA
- a CDS encoding FAD-binding oxidoreductase, with product MDDTSLIRQHISDLLGPQGCLLAPDQRQPYEKGARYGDGRSLCIARPASVDEAAELMRLCASEKIRIIPQGANTGLVGASSPDRSGLDVVLSMERIKGVTDIDPVDRVVQAYAGTRLSDLNQALKQHELYFPIDLAADPSIGGMLAANTGGARLIRYGDVRHNVLGLEALLIDPPGQRLDLTNRLRKNNTGPDWKQNFIGSGGAYGIITQALLQVHPLPQQCATALVVPASLQAAALLLRDAERNFSDFLSAFEGISHNAMQAVLQHIPSIQAPFEPLPPYVFLIELSSARPRSADFDLEKLFGAWLEACFGDLILDAVIDKPEVLWRIRHAITDSVRQEGKVIAFDIAVPRSKLALFRDEAIALLEQSYAGVKVYDFGHWGDGGLHFNLVLPPHLADDYPPQRIHALRQEIYDLAVHKYYGSFSAEHGVGPFNQEFYERYTAPESQALAARVQTVFDPAGLLGLTRFGTAP